Within Corynebacterium timonense, the genomic segment TTGGAATGGAGGGCTCATGAAAGACCGTTCCGCCGCAGTCGCGGTCGCGGCGTTCCCGGTATTTATCCTCATCGGCGCGGCCATCGCCTTCGCCGCGCCGGCGCCGTTCCTACCGCTGAAGCAGTACATCACGTACTTCCTCATGATCATCATGTTCGGCATGGGTCTCACCTTGACCATCCCGGACTTCAAAGAAATCGCGCGCCGGCCGACGCCTGTGCTCGTCGGCGTCGTGGCGCAGTTCGTGATCATGCCGCTGGGCGCGGTCATCGTGGCCAAGGTTTTCGGGCTCAACCCGATGCTGGCCGTGGGCCTGCTCATGCTCGGCTCCGTGCCGGGCGGCACAGCCTCGAACGTCATCGCTTACCTGGCCAAGGGGGACGTGGCGCTGTCCGTTGCCATGACCAGCGTGTCCACGCTCGTCGCGCCGATGATGACACCGCTTCTTATGCTGCTTCTCGCGGGCGCAGAAGTGGAAGTCAACGCCGCCGGCATGGCAACCCAGTTGGCGCAGACCGTGCTGATCCCCGTCGTGGGAGGCGTCCTGCTGCGCTACCTGCTCAACGCATGGATGGAGAGGATCTCTCCTGTCCTGCCGTGGATCTCCATCCTCGGCATCGGCGGCGTGGTCTTTCCCACGGTGGCCGCGAACAGGGAAGCACTCATCGAGGTCGGCGGGCTCGTCCTCCTAGCGGTGCTGGCCCACAACGTGTTCGGCTATGTGCTTGGCTACTACGCCGCCAAAGCCGTGGGGCAACCGGAAAGCTACCGTCGAACTGCCGCCGTCGAGGTTGGAACCCAGTCGGCCGGTCTCTCGTCCGGCATGGCCGGGCAGTTCTTCGCGCCGGAGGCGGCGCTGCCTGGCGCCGTCGCCGCCGTGCTGCACAACGTCACCGGCGCGATCTACGCCTCCCTCGTGCGCCGGCGCCCGACCGAGCGGGAGCAGGTGCCCGTTAAGGTTGCGGCCTGAGGACAGCGATGGCGTGGGCGAAGTCTTCCTCGCTGAGGTGACCAAACCCGAGGAGGAGCCCGTCTCCTAGGTACCCACACGTCAGACGCCCGCGCCGCATCTGTTCCTCGAAGGCCTGCTTTGCCGCGGCGTCGTCGAAGTAGACAAGAGCGTCGACGCCGAGCGAGTCATCGCTGTGCACGATGCGCGCGCCGCGCTCCCGGAGCGCCGGAAAAACCGTGCCCGCCAGCACCTCGCGGCGTACCACAAGGCGCGCGTGCACCCTTTTCGTGGTGCGGCGGACATCGCCGCTGTCGAGCAGGTGGGCGATGGCGTCCTGCGTGACGCTCGACACCGGCATGCCGAGCAGCTCCCGGGTGGCGCGCAGCGTGACCGCGGTGGCGGGGTCGGCCACCACGTAGCCGGCGTTGAGCTCGCGGCTAAGCAGGGTCGAAAACGTTCCGAGCGAGACCACCGTAGCCTCCGTGGACAGGGCCGCCAGGGTGGGCTGCGGGGACACGCGGTAGCGCAGCTCGCTGTTGAAATCGTCCTCGATGAGCACCACGTCCGTGCGGGCAGCCCACTCCAACAGCGCGTGGCGGCGCGGGGCAGGCATCGAAGCGCCCAGCGGATAAAGGTGCGAGGGGGTGACAAGCAGGGCGTCGAGGTCCGTCGGCAGCGCCTCCACCACCAGGCCGTTTTCGTCGGTCGGGCAGGTCACAGGGGTGTGCCCGGCGAGCGGGACGATCGTGCGCAACCCCGGGTGCCCCGGATCTTCCACGCCCACACGCAGCGCCCGCCCGAGCGACATGAGGATAAGGAGCAACCCCTCGCGCGCCCCGCCCGTGACCAGGACGTTCTCGGGATCGACGCGCAGGCCACGGGCGAGGCGGAGGTGCTCGGCGACGGCGCCACGCAGGTAGGGCTGGCCCGCCTTATCCACCGGTTGGGCAGGCGCCGCCGCCGCTTCGCGCCAGGCCCGCCGCCAGGCGGCTGGCCTGATCGTCCCGGCGTGACCGGACGTCGGCTTCAGCGAAATGACGCGCTGTGCGCCGCGTCGCGACGGCGGAGCGGGGCGAGGAACCGGCGGGCTCAAACGGGGCAGCTGCGGGTGGACGATGGTCGGCGCCCCCTGGGAGGCCAACAGGATGCCCTCGGAGGACAGCTGGTCGTAGGCGGTGACAACGCTTCCGCGAGAGACGTCAAGGAGCGCGGCAAGCTC encodes:
- a CDS encoding bile acid:sodium symporter family protein yields the protein MKDRSAAVAVAAFPVFILIGAAIAFAAPAPFLPLKQYITYFLMIIMFGMGLTLTIPDFKEIARRPTPVLVGVVAQFVIMPLGAVIVAKVFGLNPMLAVGLLMLGSVPGGTASNVIAYLAKGDVALSVAMTSVSTLVAPMMTPLLMLLLAGAEVEVNAAGMATQLAQTVLIPVVGGVLLRYLLNAWMERISPVLPWISILGIGGVVFPTVAANREALIEVGGLVLLAVLAHNVFGYVLGYYAAKAVGQPESYRRTAAVEVGTQSAGLSSGMAGQFFAPEAALPGAVAAVLHNVTGAIYASLVRRRPTEREQVPVKVAA
- a CDS encoding PLP-dependent aminotransferase family protein; the protein is MLSVDRSLPLSLPAQIAAGMRELVASGQLAAGERVPSTRELAALLDVSRGSVVTAYDQLSSEGILLASQGAPTIVHPQLPRLSPPVPRPAPPSRRGAQRVISLKPTSGHAGTIRPAAWRRAWREAAAAPAQPVDKAGQPYLRGAVAEHLRLARGLRVDPENVLVTGGAREGLLLILMSLGRALRVGVEDPGHPGLRTIVPLAGHTPVTCPTDENGLVVEALPTDLDALLVTPSHLYPLGASMPAPRRHALLEWAARTDVVLIEDDFNSELRYRVSPQPTLAALSTEATVVSLGTFSTLLSRELNAGYVVADPATAVTLRATRELLGMPVSSVTQDAIAHLLDSGDVRRTTKRVHARLVVRREVLAGTVFPALRERGARIVHSDDSLGVDALVYFDDAAAKQAFEEQMRRGRLTCGYLGDGLLLGFGHLSEEDFAHAIAVLRPQP